Proteins found in one Sorghum bicolor cultivar BTx623 chromosome 1, Sorghum_bicolor_NCBIv3, whole genome shotgun sequence genomic segment:
- the LOC110431669 gene encoding uncharacterized protein LOC110431669 — MAKSFVIAAEGNALSWYSMLRPGSIYSWENLREKILANFQGFTAESLTFTDLFQCRQSQGEALREYFQRFVQTKARAPGVPEEVAIEAAIKGLRIGPFAAHLAREKPASMHELYHEFEKYCRSDNDYRKRLEDQNLQKKQGNDRNSQKRNLSQDERRP; from the coding sequence ATGGCGAAGTCCTTTGTGATCGCGGCCGAAGGGAATGCCTTGTCATGGTACTCGATGCTCAGGCCTGGATcgatctattcatgggagaaccttcgtgaaaaaattttggcaaaCTTCCAAGGATTCACTGCTGAGTCACTAACCTTCACGGACCTATTCCAATGTCGCCAAAGTCAAGGAGAAGCATTGCGGGAATACTTCCAAAGGTTCGTGCAAACCAAGGCAAGAGCACCCGGCGTGCCGGAGGAGGTTGCCATTGAGGCAGCCATTAAAGGCCTTCGCATAGGGCCATTCGCAGCTCACTTGGCCAGAGAGAAGCCGGCGTCCATGCACGAGCTGTACCATGAGTTCGAGAAGTATTGCAGGTCGGACAACGACTATCGCAAGAGGTTGGAGGACCAGAACCTCCAGAAGAAGCAGGGCAATGACAGAAACTCGCAGAAGAGGAACCTTAGCCAGGATGAACGCCGGCCGTAG